The Arachis duranensis cultivar V14167 unplaced genomic scaffold, aradu.V14167.gnm2.J7QH unplaced_Scaffold_203776, whole genome shotgun sequence genome contains the following window.
ATTTAAATAGTAACTATTCACCACAACCGGTGCTTCTGACCCTTCCGGCATAAACTGTACTGACTTCTCAGAACAATCAAGGCAAACATGATTCTTGGATAACCAATCCAATCCCAAAATGAGATCAAGACCAGTCATAGGcaaacaaatcaaatcatgCACAAATTCACGTTGTTGTACTCGAAAGGGAACTTGTGGACATCCTATCCTAGTCACCAtagcttcatgggtagcattatatAGTTTCAAATCATAACCTAAAACCACCATtctcaatcctaactcatgggtcttttcaaatgcaataaatgaatGACTTGCAcctgaatcaaataaagcatttaagatTTTACCAGCCATTTCACAATTACCTCTAAtcagtgtctcagatccctcagcaCCTATGGTAGAAGTGGTGTATACTCTCCCTGGCTGCTGCACCCTACCAGTCTcatacttcttcttctccggGCAATTGGTGGCCATATGTCCGAGCTGTCCACAAGAATAGCATACTCCAAGTCCGAATCTGCACGGAACTCCAGGGTGATACCTTCCGCACTTCTGACAGTTCAGATCTTGCTGTGGCTGCTTCCCAAACCTTTTTCCTTGACTAGCATTGGTATTCGGACTTCTGTAATTACCTTGATCCTGAGTCTGCTGCGGAACAAAACCTCCACGCTTGAAATTTCTACCTCTCAGAGCAAAGTTCCTCCCAGAAGGCCTCTGAAAAGGCACCCTCAAACTTCCTTTCTCTGCTGCCGCCTTCCTCACACAATCCTCAGCCACCCTACTCTTATTCACCAATTCAGAAAACACACTGATCT
Protein-coding sequences here:
- the LOC107472616 gene encoding uncharacterized protein LOC107472616, which gives rise to MSTRGRGRGRGRGRTGTVTPAPIGTDPVDFMAALGNMAAAMQATAEALGNQINQGNHGNNNDEGGPMTLATFLKVHPLTFRGTSNPTDADNWIQAMERALQAQQVPEEQWVEFGTYQLQGEAQYWWQGTRRILHPDGAAIPWEVFRTEFYKKYFPNSARNAKELELMQLKQGQMTVAEYTSKFEELCRFSRICQGAPEDFAEWKCIKYEGGLRSDILSFVAPMEISVFSELVNKSRVAEDCVRKAAAEKGSLRVPFQRPSGRNFALRGRNFKRGGFVPQQTQDQGNYRSPNTNASQGKRFGKQPQQDLNCQKCGRYHPGVPCRFGLGVCYSCGQLGHMATNCPEKKKYETGRVQQPGRVYTTSTIGAEGSETLIRGNCEMAGKILNALFDSGASHSFIAFEKTHELGLRMVVLGYDLKLYNATHEAMVTRIGCPQVPFRVQQREFVHDLICLPMTGLDLILGLDWLSKNHVCLDCSEKSVQFMPEGSEAPVV